One window from the genome of Salvia miltiorrhiza cultivar Shanhuang (shh) chromosome 7, IMPLAD_Smil_shh, whole genome shotgun sequence encodes:
- the LOC130992078 gene encoding biogenesis of lysosome-related organelles complex 1 subunit 1-like, whose amino-acid sequence MERSHHVEAGSLEASLLQMISDHNHAAIELRERTEKAKKDAIRTAIRVSDLLVKSVDGGVREVFINEERIDKEIQALAASIVRFSKQNDQWLAASHALNTAVKEIGDFENWMKTMELDCKSISAAICNIYQT is encoded by the exons ATGGAGCGATCGCATCATGTGGAAGCGGGGAGTCTCGAAGCTTCTCTGCTTCAAATGATCAGCGATCACAATCATGCCGCGATTGAGCTACGGGAACGAACTG AGAAAGCGAAGAAAGATGCTATTCGGACTGCAATCCGTGTGTCGGATCTGCTCGTCAAATCCGTTGATGGTGGCGTGCGGGAGGTCTTCATCAATGAGGAGCGAATTGATAAGGAAATTCAAGCACTGGCAGCAAGTATTGTGCGATTCTCAAAGCAGAATGATCAGTGGCTTGCAGCGTCTCATGCTCTCAACACTGCTGTCAAG GAAATCGGAGATTTCGAGAACTGGATGAAGACGATGGAGCTCGACTGTAAAAGCATTAGTGCTGCAATCTGTAACATTTACCAAACATGA
- the LOC130992079 gene encoding peroxidase 4-like, translated as MIVKTNMRLFSSSSSSLCSTITITCILVIFTVSMGCCQAQLSTDFYKKACPNVFAAVNSVVKAAIAKEKRMGASLLRLHFHDCFVQGCDGSILLDDTSSFTGEKTAGPNNNSIRGYEVIDQIKSKVEAVCPGVVSCADIVAIAARDSVVLLGGPNWEVKVGRRDSKSASPNGANSALPPPTSSLNNLITLFSAVGLSTKDMVVLSGAHTIGKARCTSFKGRIYNESNIDPSFATKRRANCPFTNGTARDNNLAPLDHKTPNFFDNSYFNNLLHKKGLLHSDQVLYDGGATDSLVEAYGKNEQAFHNDFVAAMIRMGDIAPLTAPKGQIRKNCRKPN; from the exons ATGATAGTAAAAACAAACATGAGACTATTTTCATCTTCGTCTTCCTCCCTTTGCTCTACAATTACGATTACATGCATTTTAGTGATATTTACAGTGTCGATGGGCTGTTGTCAAGCTCAATTGTCGACTGATTTTTACAAAAAAGCGTGTCCTAATGTGTTCGCCGCCGTGAACTCGGTGGTTAAGGCCGCCATCGCAAAAGAGAAGCGGATGGGCGCCTCCCTTCTCCGCCTCCACTTCCACGATTGCTTTGTTCAA GGTTGCGATGGATCGATACTTCTGGACGATACATCCTCGTTCACCGGAGAAAAGACTGCCGGCCCCAATAACAACTCCATTCGGGGGTACGAGGTCATCGACCAGATCAAGTCTAAGGTCGAAGCCGTGTGCCCCGGCGTGGTCTCTTGTGCCGATATTGTAGCCATTGCCGCTCGTGATTCTGTGGTCCTA CTTGGAGGTCCGAATTGGGAAGTAAAAGTAGGGAGGAGGGATTCGAAATCAGCGAGCCCAAATGGTGCAAATAGTGCTCTACCACCACCTACTTCTTCTCTTAACAACCTTATCACTCTGTTTAGTGCCGTTGGCCTCTCCACCAAGGACATGGTCGTCTTATCAG GAGCACACACCATAGGGAAAGCAAGGTGTACATCTTTCAAAGGTAGGATATACAATGAGAGCAACATCGATCCTAGCTTCGCAACGAAACGCCGAGCCAATTGCCCCTTCACCAACGGCACCGCACGAGACAACAACTTGGCCCCTCTCGACCACAAAACTCCCAATTTTTTCGACAACTCCTACTTCAACAACCTCCTCCACAAGAAGGGCCTCCTCCACTCCGATCAGGTCCTCTACGACGGCGGGGCCACCGACTCCCTCGTCGAGGCCTACGGCAAAAACGAGCAGGCTTTCCACAACGACTTTGTCGCCGCCATGATCAGGATGGGCGACATCGCCCCTCTCACGGCCCCCAAAGGCCAGATACGAAAGAATTGCAGAAAACCCAACTGA
- the LOC130992077 gene encoding pentatricopeptide repeat-containing protein At4g14850: MSFLSPKSLATLVESAVSVQSPRLGRAAHARIIKTLGLALEGFLSNHLIHMYSKLDRPDSARAVLSLTPLHFRSVVTWTSLIAGDVQNGHFSAAISSFTTMRREGLRPNDFTFPCLFKATAALHAPLLGQQLHSLAVKLVLIGDAFVACSAFDMYSKTRFLSDAEKLFDEMPQRNIAMWNASISNAVLNGKPREGIFRFLQLLHDGEAAPNHISFCAFLNACSDGRFLAQGLQLHGYLIKEGHEADVSVANGLVDFYGKCGEVSFSERVFEKMSERNKVSWSSMLAVFEQNDMGEMACNLFLRMRRASVEPTDFMVSSVLSACASLAALETGRVIHGLAVKACVDDNIFVGSALVDMYGKCGSIEDCERAFFALPRRNLVCWNALIGGYAHQGRADMALDMFGEVIKRRDSEGLVPNYVTFVCVLSACSRGGMVKAGMEVFDSMREKHGVEPRAEHYACVVDMLGRAGLVERAYEAIKEMSIIPTIPIWGALLGACKMHGKPELGKIAAENLFKLDPQDSGNHVVLSNMLAAAGRWDEANVVREEMKEVGIKKGAGCSWISVKNVVHVFQAKDASHSRNAEIQAMLGKLKRDLKAAGYVADTKMALYDLEEEEKESEVWSHSEKLALAFGLVALPPGVPIRITKNLRICVDCHSAIKFISRIVGREIIVRDNNRFHRFVDNQCSCGDYW, encoded by the coding sequence ATGTCATTCCTCAGCCCGAAATCGCTGGCGACGCTGGTGGAATCTGCCGTGTCTGTTCAGTCGCCCCGCCTGGGCCGCGCCGCCCACGCCCGGATCATCAAAACCCTAGGCCTAGCCCTAGAGGGATTCCTCTCCAATCATCTCATCCACATGTACTCCAAGCTCGACCGCCCCGACTCTGCCCGCGCCGTCCTCTCCCTCACCCCGCTCCACTTCCGCTCCGTCGTCACCTGGACCTCCCTCATCGCCGGCGACGTCCAAAACGGCCATTTCTCCGCCGCCATCTCCAGCTTCACTACCATGCGCCGCGAGGGCCTCCGCCCCAACGACTTCACCTTCCCTTGCTTGTTCAAAGCGACTGCCGCGCTGCACGCGCCGCTCCTCGGGCAGCAGCTCCACAGCCTCGCCGTGAAGCTCGTGCTGATCGGTGACGCGTTCGTCGCGTGCAGCGCGTTCGACATGTACAGCAAGACGAGGTTTTTGAGTGATGCGGAAAAACTGTTTGATGAAATGCCGCAGAGAAACATAGCGATGTGGAACGCGAGCATTTCGAATGCGGTGTTAAACGGGAAGCCGCGTGAGGGGATTTTTAGGTTTCTGCAGCTCCTCCACGACGGCGAGGCTGCTCCGAATCATATTTCTTTCTGTGCATTCTTGAACGCGTGCTCCGACGGCCGGTTCTTGGCGCAAGGGCTGCAATTGCACGGATATCTGATCAAAGAGGGGCACGAAGCCGACGTCTCCGTCGCAAACGGGCTGGTCGACTTCTATGGAAAGTGTGGCGAAGTTAGCTTCTCAGAGAGAGTGTTTGAGAAGATGAGCGAGCGTAATAAAGTCTCATGGAGTTCTATGTTGGCCGTGTTCGAACAGAACGATATGGGAGAGATGGCCTGCAACTTGTTTCTGAGGATGAGGAGGGCAAGCGTCGAGCCTACGGATTTCATGGTCTCGAGTGTGCTCAGCGCGTGCGCAAGCTTGGCTGCACTCGAGACAGGGAGAGTGATCCACGGCTTGGCAGTGAAGGCCTGTGTGGATGACAATATATTCGTAGGGAGTGCCCTCGTTGACATGTACGGCAAATGTGGGAGCATCGAGGACTGTGAGAGGGCCTTCTTCGCATTGCCTAGGAGGAATTTGGTGTGTTGGAACGCGTTGATTGGTGGATACGCTCATCAAGGGCGTGCAGACATGGCGTTGGACATGTTCGGGGAGGTGATCAAGAGAAGGGATTCCGAGGGTTTGGTTCCTAACTACGTCACCTTCGTGTGCGTGCTGAGTGCTTGCAGCAGAGGTGGGATGGTGAAGGCCGGGATGGAGGTGTTCGACTCCATGAGGGAGAAGCACGGTGTCGAGCCTAGGGCAGAGCATTACGCGTGCGTGGTAGATATGCTAGGGCGGGCCGGGCTGGTGGAACGTGCCTATGAAGCGATCAAGGAGATGAGCATTATACCTACTATCCCTATATGGGGAGCTCTACTAGGTGCTTGTAAAATGCATGGTAAACCGGAGCTAGGCAAGATTGCAGCTGAGAATCTATTCAAACTTGATCCTCAAGATTCCGGGAACCACGTTGTCCTCTCGAACATGCTTGCTGCTGCGGGGAGGTGGGACGAGGCCAACGTGGTGAGGGAGGAGATGAAGGAGGTGGGGATCAAGAAAGGGGCGGGATGCAGTTGGATATCCGTGAAGAATGTAGTCCATGTCTTTCAAGCGAAAGATGCATCACATAGTCGAAACGCTGAGATTCAAGCGATGCTGGGTAAACTGAAGCGCGATCTCAAGGCTGCTGGGTACGTAGCTGATACGAAGATGGCTCTGTACGatttggaggaggaggagaaggagTCGGAGGTGTGGTCCCACAGTGAGAAGCTCGCGCTTGCTTTTGGCCTCGTCGCGCTCCCTCCAGGCGTCCCGATAAGGATCACCAAGAATCTTAGGATCTGTGTGGATTGTCACAGTGCTATCAAATTCATATCAAGGATTGTTGGCAGAGAGATTATAGTGAGAGATAACAACAGGTTTCATCGCTTTGTGGATAACCAGTGCTCCTGTGGTGATTATTGGTGA
- the LOC130992080 gene encoding biogenesis of lysosome-related organelles complex 1 subunit 1 yields MERSHYVEAGSLEASLLQMIDDHNHAAIELRELTEKAKKEALRTAIRVADQLVKVVDGGVHEIFINEKRIKVEIQALTATIMRFSKQTDQWLAVSHAINTAVKEIGDFENWMKTMELDCKSISAAICNIHQT; encoded by the exons ATGGAGCGATCGCATTATGTGGAGGCAGGGAGTCTGGAGGCGTCACTTCTTCAAATGATCGACGATCACAATCATGCTGCGATTGAGCTGCGAGAACTAACTG AGAAAGCGAAGAAAGAAGCTCTTCGGACTGCGATCCGTGTGGCGGATCAGCTTGTGAAGGTCGTTGATGGTGGTGTGCACGAGATCTTCATTAATGAAAAACGGATCAAGGTGGAAATTCAAGCATTGACAGCAACGATTATGCGATTCTCGAAGCAGACTGATCAGTGGCTCGCAGTGTCCCATGCTATCAACACTGCTGTCAAG GAGATTGGAGATTTCGAGAACTGGATGAAGACAATGGAGCTCGACTGTAAAAGCATTAGTGCTGCTATCTGTAACATTCACCAAACATGA
- the LOC130992076 gene encoding uncharacterized protein LOC130992076 yields the protein MRFTDYKECKDAVVLWAIINGYNIKWTRSSKIRLEAECFGNCPWMLYASKLTSEPTFVIKSYHEKHTCIRALRNRQVKSDWVASQLVELLKRSPNLQGKEIQKELKIKFGIDVTIDMCYKAKEIALEKIRGSFVEDYKKLRSYVLELMKIDKEGKFVLKTLLNKEDQPVFHRFFIGFSALKKGFFTGCRRLICFDACFLKTVLRGVLLAAVGKDCNYKMYPIAWAVVEKENEESWSWFCENLFEEFGIIDGFGWSFMSDKQKGLINAIQKLAPNGEHRHCARHVYANWKKKFGGSKFKSLFWKCAKSNTTSQFQDKLEQLKKESTQAFEDFCTRNPRSFCKSLLSSYTKTDIIDNNICESFNSFILQARDKPILHMLEDIRKKLMSRMHDIANSLDKSEDELCPNVRIKLNKIESMTRYCDIRPAVGSKFEVQNFEESYIVDLGTRECNCREWELTGLPCCHALACINYARDDIISYVDPFYLKNTCVETYKHGLEPIHGEKDWPIDDQPPIIPPKFSKLPGRPKKLRKRDDDEVIKDTANKLSRRGLVKMTCKTCGMTGHNKRSCRELPSTSRLEEGSSIPIQSHPTTLRTEAI from the exons ATGAGGTTCACAGATTATAAAGAATGCAAAGACGCAGTAGTATTGTGGGCTATTATTAATGGGTATAATATTAAATGGACTAGGTCTAGTAAAATAAGACTTGAAGCTGAATGCTTCGGGAATTGTCCATGGATGTTGTATGCTAGCAAATTGACTTCAGAGCCGACATTTGTGATTAAAAGCTACCACGAAAAACACACATGCATTAGAGCACTACGCAACAGGCAAGTCAAAAGTGATTGGGTTGCTAGTCAGTTGGTTGAACTTCTGAAAAGAAGTCCAAACTTGCAAGGTAAAGAAATACAGAAAGAATTGAAGATCAAGTTTGGAATTGATGTAACAATTGATATGTGTTACAAGGCAAAGGAGATCGCACTAGAAAAAATCAGAGGTTCATTTGTGGAGGATTATAAGAAGCTTAGGTCTTATGTACTTGAGCTTATGAAAATAGACAAAGAAGGAAAATTTGTGTTGAAGACATTGCTTAACAAGGAAGATCAGCCAGTGTTTCATAGAtttttcattggattctctgcCTTGAAAAAAGGTTTTTTTACTGGGTGTAGGCGTCTCATTTGCTTTGATGCTTGTTTTTTGAAGACCGTCCTCAGAGGCGTTTTGTTAGCTGCTGTTGGGAAGGATTGCAACTACAAGATGTATCCTATAGCATGGGCTGTAGTTGAGAAAGAGAATGAAGAGTCTTGGAGTTGGTTTTGTGAAAATCTTTTTGAAGAATTTGGCATAATTGATGGCTTTGGTTGGTCATTTATGTCGGATAAGCAAAAG GGGCTAATAAATGCAATACAAAAGTTGGCGCCGAATGGAGAGCATAGACATTGTGCTAGGCACGTATATGCAAATTGGAAGAAAAAGTTTGGAGGCTCGAAGTTCAAATCTTTATTTTGGAAGTGTGCAAAGAGTAATACAACTTCTCAATTTCAGGACAAGTTAGAACAATTGAAGAAGGAATCAACACAAGCCTTTGAAGATTTCTGCACAAGAAATCCTAGAAGTTTTTGTAAGTCCCTACTTTCTTCATATACAAAGACAGACATAATAGACAACAACATTTGTGAGTCTTTTAATAGCTTCATCCTACAAGCAAGAGATAAACCCATTCTACACATGTTGGAAGACATTAGGAAGAAGCTTATGAGTAGAATGCATGACATTGCCAACAGTTTGGATAAATCTGAGGATGAGCTTTGTCCTAATGTCAGGATAAAGCTAAATAAGATTGAGAGTATGACTAGGTATTGTGATATTAGGCCTGCAGTTGGTTCCAAATTTGAAGTTCAGAATTTTGAAGAGTCTTATATTGTAGACTTAGGCACTAGAGAATGCAATTGCAGAGAATGGGAGCTAACTGGACTACCTTGCTGCCATGCTCTAGCATGTATTAATTATGCTAGAGATGATATTATTTCATATGTTGATCCATTTTATCTTAAGAACACTTGTGTTGAGACGTATAAACATGGTCTAGAGCCAATCCATGGTGAGAAGGATTGGCCTATCGATGATCAACCACCTATCATTCCCCCAAAATTTTCGAAACTTCCAGGAAGACCAAAGAAGTTGAGAAAAAGGGATGATGACGAGGTAATCAAGGATACAGCAAATAAATTATCAAGGCGTGGATTAGTCAAAATGACTTGTAAAACTTGTGGGATGACTGGACACAACAAAAGGAGTTGTAGAGAATTGCCGAGTACATCAAGACTTGAG GAAGGTTCATCAATACCAATCCAAAGTCACCCGACTACATTAAGAACCGAGGCAATCTAA